The Chloroflexaceae bacterium genome contains a region encoding:
- a CDS encoding GDP-mannose 4,6-dehydratase, giving the protein MRILITGGAGFIGSNLAYRLLMRGHRVTVFDNLSRPCTPHNLDWLERFADDAPGALDFIRGDVRDARAVMLAAADAEAIIHLASQVAVTTSVLDPRTDFEINALGTFNVLEAARRAPARPAVLYASTNKVYGAMSDLAIVEEETRYRYRDLPYGVPETYPVDFYSPYGCSKGAGDQYVRDYHRIYGLPTVVFRQSAIYGPRQFGVEDQGWAAHFVIAAQTGRPIVIYGDGKQVRDMLYIDDLVDLYELALDRIETIAGQIYNVGGGPEHTLSIWAEFQPLLSRLAGRQVEAARFGEWRPGDQRVCVLDIRKVERDLGWRPRVGLEEGMQRLWKWVAEHRELFR; this is encoded by the coding sequence ATGCGGATCTTAATCACCGGCGGCGCCGGGTTCATCGGAAGCAATCTGGCCTATCGCCTGTTGATGCGCGGGCACCGCGTGACGGTGTTCGATAACCTCTCGCGGCCTTGTACGCCCCATAATCTCGACTGGCTCGAACGGTTCGCCGACGACGCGCCCGGTGCGCTCGATTTTATCCGCGGCGATGTGCGCGATGCGCGGGCGGTGATGCTTGCCGCCGCCGATGCCGAGGCCATCATCCACCTGGCCAGCCAGGTCGCTGTCACCACTTCGGTGCTCGATCCGCGCACCGATTTTGAGATCAATGCCCTGGGCACCTTCAACGTCCTCGAAGCCGCCCGCCGCGCCCCGGCGCGCCCGGCGGTGCTCTACGCCTCGACCAATAAGGTCTATGGCGCGATGTCCGACCTGGCGATTGTTGAAGAAGAGACCCGCTACCGCTACCGCGACCTGCCCTACGGGGTGCCCGAAACCTATCCGGTGGATTTCTATTCGCCCTATGGCTGCTCCAAGGGCGCTGGAGACCAGTATGTGCGCGATTATCACCGCATCTACGGTCTGCCCACGGTGGTCTTTCGCCAGTCGGCGATCTACGGCCCGCGCCAGTTCGGCGTGGAGGATCAGGGCTGGGCGGCGCACTTCGTCATTGCCGCCCAGACCGGCCGCCCGATTGTCATCTACGGCGATGGCAAGCAGGTGCGGGACATGCTTTACATTGACGATCTGGTGGATCTCTACGAACTGGCGCTCGACCGCATCGAAACCATCGCCGGGCAGATCTACAATGTCGGCGGCGGCCCGGAGCATACCCTCTCGATCTGGGCCGAGTTTCAGCCGTTGTTGAGCCGCCTGGCCGGCCGTCAGGTCGAGGCCGCCCGCTTCGGCGAATGGCGGCCCGGCGATCAGCGCGTCTGCGTGCTCGACATTCGCAAGGTTGAGCGCGATCTGGGCTGGCGCCCTCGCGTCGGTCTCGAAGAGGGCATGCAGCGTCTCTGGAAATGGGTCGCGGAGCATCGCGAGTTGTTCCGGTAA
- a CDS encoding glycosyltransferase family 4 protein: MRILCALTYYRPYISGLTIYVQRLATALARRGHAVTVLTSQYDPSLPLTEWMDGVRVVRAPVVARVSKGVIMPTFGWLATSLVWNHDVMSLHLPQFDAPGLALRGRLFRQPVVLTYHSDLQLPFSMLNTVANKVVDAANLAAGVLATRIVAYTQDFADHSPYLRRFREKIVVIPPPVEVAEATPEEIAAFRERWNLRRPVIGMAARLAAEKGVEVLLKALPRVLEVYPETRVLFAGPHENVLGEEAYAQRLAPEFARFSRHWTFLGTLGPREMAAFFPNLDVIVVPSLNSTETFGLVQVEAMLCGTPSIASALPGVRQPVHQTGMGEVVPVGDSDALAAAILRVIELRERYVRPRAEIAAKFSTERTAEAYEQLFETLRRRGSKGVSP; encoded by the coding sequence ATGCGAATCCTCTGCGCCCTTACCTACTACCGTCCCTACATCAGCGGCCTGACGATCTACGTCCAGCGTCTGGCGACCGCACTGGCCCGTCGCGGCCACGCGGTGACCGTGCTCACCTCGCAGTACGATCCCAGTCTGCCCCTTACCGAGTGGATGGACGGGGTGCGCGTCGTGCGCGCCCCGGTGGTGGCGCGGGTGAGCAAGGGCGTGATCATGCCCACCTTCGGCTGGCTGGCCACCTCGCTGGTGTGGAACCACGATGTGATGAGCCTGCACCTGCCCCAGTTCGACGCGCCCGGCCTGGCCCTGCGCGGGCGCCTCTTCCGCCAGCCGGTCGTGCTCACCTACCACAGCGACCTGCAACTGCCCTTCAGCATGCTCAACACCGTCGCCAACAAGGTGGTGGACGCCGCCAACCTCGCCGCTGGCGTCCTGGCGACGCGGATCGTCGCCTACACCCAGGATTTCGCCGACCACTCGCCCTACCTGCGGCGCTTCCGCGAGAAGATCGTCGTCATCCCGCCCCCCGTGGAGGTGGCCGAGGCCACGCCTGAGGAGATCGCCGCCTTTCGCGAACGCTGGAACCTGCGCCGCCCGGTCATTGGCATGGCCGCCCGGCTCGCCGCCGAGAAGGGCGTCGAGGTGCTGCTCAAGGCCCTGCCCCGCGTCCTGGAGGTTTACCCTGAGACGCGGGTGCTCTTCGCCGGCCCCCACGAGAACGTCCTCGGCGAAGAGGCCTATGCCCAGCGCCTCGCGCCCGAGTTCGCCCGCTTCAGCCGCCACTGGACCTTTCTGGGCACGCTCGGCCCGCGCGAGATGGCCGCCTTCTTCCCCAACCTTGACGTGATCGTGGTGCCCTCATTAAACTCCACCGAGACCTTCGGCCTGGTGCAGGTGGAGGCCATGCTCTGCGGCACCCCGTCGATCGCCAGCGCCCTGCCCGGCGTGCGGCAGCCGGTGCACCAGACAGGGATGGGCGAAGTGGTGCCTGTCGGTGACAGCGACGCCCTGGCCGCGGCCATCCTGCGGGTGATCGAGTTGCGCGAGCGCTACGTGCGCCCGCGGGCCGAAATCGCCGCGAAGTTCTCCACCGAGCGGACCGCTGAGGCCTATGAACAGCTCTTTGAAACGCTGCGGAGGCGTGGCTCGAAAGGCGTGTCCCCCTAG
- a CDS encoding class I SAM-dependent methyltransferase produces the protein MRPASPPRDYLRPHLLTLPVHRAMIRSVEARLLAELAPDLPEPILDLGSGDGAFVQIALPGKTIFGIDPLLADTREARARGVYAGLSVASGAALPFPDHCFASAISNCVLEHIIPLDATLAETARVLRPGGLFVASVVGNRFSEELLGVWVLNRLGLDGSRYGRWFNRISYHFNTLSADEWRARFERAGFEVLAWRPYLSAAALKLFDLSHYYGAPSLLTRWLTGRWLLAPPFTPNLLWEPLLRRIYDAPPGDDGPYYFFVLRKRG, from the coding sequence ATGCGCCCAGCCTCCCCACCGCGGGACTACCTGCGGCCCCACCTGCTGACCCTGCCCGTTCACCGGGCCATGATCCGGTCGGTTGAGGCGCGCCTGTTGGCCGAACTGGCGCCCGATCTGCCCGAGCCGATCCTCGACCTCGGCAGCGGTGACGGCGCCTTCGTGCAGATCGCCCTTCCCGGCAAGACTATCTTCGGCATCGATCCGCTGCTGGCCGACACGCGCGAGGCTCGCGCGCGGGGCGTCTACGCCGGGCTGAGCGTCGCCAGCGGCGCGGCCCTGCCCTTCCCCGACCACTGCTTCGCCAGCGCCATCTCCAACTGTGTGCTGGAGCACATCATTCCCCTCGACGCCACCCTCGCCGAGACGGCGCGGGTGCTGCGGCCCGGGGGACTCTTCGTGGCCTCGGTGGTGGGCAACCGCTTCTCCGAGGAGCTGCTCGGCGTCTGGGTGCTCAACCGCCTGGGCCTGGACGGATCGCGCTACGGGCGCTGGTTCAACCGCATCTCCTACCATTTTAATACGTTGAGCGCAGACGAGTGGCGCGCGCGTTTCGAGCGGGCCGGCTTCGAGGTGCTTGCCTGGCGCCCCTACCTTAGCGCCGCCGCTCTGAAGCTCTTCGACCTCAGTCACTACTACGGCGCTCCCTCGTTGCTCACCCGCTGGCTCACCGGGCGCTGGCTGCTGGCCCCGCCCTTCACCCCCAACCTGCTCTGGGAGCCGCTGCTACGGCGCATCTATGACGCTCCGCCCGGCGACGACGGGCCGTACTACTTCTTTGTGCTGCGGAAAAGGGGGTAG
- a CDS encoding response regulator transcription factor, producing the protein MPDAPPAPPSSMPLRVLIVDDHDLARAGLRALLAAEPGIVVVGEASNGPQALELCHRERPDVVLLDVRMPGMDGLATARALKLAHPHIQMLMVTLYANPEYMLEAFRAGAAGYVLKHASRDELVEAIQRAGRGEKLLTQNLLIQALKQLGAMPAPAPAGLADRLTPRELEVLRLLAQGRTNRQIGQCLGISAGTAKNHVERILAKLRAADRTQAAARAAELGLLQ; encoded by the coding sequence ATGCCCGACGCCCCGCCCGCGCCACCGTCTTCCATGCCCCTGCGCGTGCTCATCGTAGACGATCACGACCTTGCCCGAGCGGGGTTGCGCGCGTTGCTCGCCGCGGAGCCGGGGATCGTCGTGGTTGGCGAGGCCAGCAATGGCCCGCAGGCCCTCGAACTCTGCCACCGCGAACGGCCTGATGTCGTGCTCCTCGATGTGCGCATGCCCGGGATGGACGGCCTGGCCACCGCCCGGGCGCTGAAACTGGCCCATCCCCACATCCAGATGCTGATGGTCACGTTGTACGCCAATCCTGAGTACATGCTCGAGGCCTTTCGGGCCGGCGCGGCGGGCTATGTGCTCAAGCACGCCTCCCGCGACGAGCTGGTGGAGGCTATCCAGCGCGCTGGCCGCGGTGAAAAGCTGCTGACCCAGAACCTGCTTATCCAGGCCCTGAAGCAGTTGGGCGCCATGCCCGCGCCGGCCCCTGCGGGCCTGGCGGACCGGCTGACGCCACGCGAGCTGGAGGTGCTGCGCCTGCTGGCTCAGGGGCGCACCAACCGCCAGATCGGCCAGTGCCTGGGGATCAGCGCGGGCACGGCCAAGAACCACGTTGAACGCATTCTTGCCAAGCTCCGCGCCGCCGACCGCACCCAGGCCGCCGCCCGCGCGGCGGAACTGGGGTTGCTGCAGTGA
- a CDS encoding AAA family ATPase, with amino-acid sequence MTEKHRGMTRAVRGNANPLDAVERRLREQIFGQERAIESVIRVLNRARFGFSAGNPRRPRATLLFLGPTGVGKTATARALAQLLRPDGEAFLKIDCSLFSQGHEVSALVGAPPSYVGRDQKPLLNPEIIEQENSVVLFDEIEKGQPELWNLLLQVMEDGEILLLNGGRRVSFHNSIVVFTTNVGAKEMVDYLDRRTIGFRTPHGDVEATGQQIYQIGFEALQKVFQPEWINRLDEIIAFRPLSSDVLRQVLDRMLRECNEQYLRQAVQVSVTAEAREYLLSKGFDSRFGARPLRQQLLKLIDAPLADLIASGGIPAGSHVVVDYTGVDRHGEALEFFYEAAPHLLRQAEELRMQEVGRLHIAPSDGPQPPSISLTNEKANTAEGGAGPFAARGPRVHPRRHEGRS; translated from the coding sequence ATGACAGAGAAACACCGGGGTATGACGCGGGCGGTGCGGGGCAACGCCAACCCGCTGGATGCGGTAGAGCGCCGTTTGCGCGAACAGATCTTTGGCCAGGAACGAGCCATCGAGAGTGTGATCCGCGTGCTGAACCGCGCGCGTTTTGGCTTTTCGGCGGGTAATCCCCGTCGTCCTCGCGCCACGCTGTTGTTCCTCGGTCCAACCGGCGTGGGCAAGACGGCCACGGCACGCGCCCTGGCCCAACTGCTCCGGCCCGACGGCGAGGCGTTCCTGAAGATTGATTGCTCGCTCTTTAGCCAGGGCCATGAGGTGAGCGCCCTGGTTGGCGCCCCTCCCAGCTACGTCGGGCGCGACCAGAAGCCGTTGCTCAACCCGGAGATCATTGAACAGGAAAATAGCGTTGTTCTCTTCGACGAGATTGAAAAGGGCCAGCCAGAACTGTGGAACCTGCTGCTCCAGGTGATGGAAGATGGCGAGATCTTGCTGCTCAACGGCGGTCGCCGCGTGAGCTTCCATAATAGCATCGTCGTTTTTACCACCAACGTTGGCGCCAAAGAGATGGTGGATTATCTCGACCGCCGCACGATTGGCTTTCGCACCCCCCACGGCGATGTTGAGGCCACGGGTCAGCAGATCTATCAGATTGGCTTTGAAGCGCTGCAGAAGGTCTTTCAGCCGGAGTGGATCAACCGCCTGGATGAGATTATCGCCTTCCGCCCGCTCTCCAGCGATGTGCTGCGGCAGGTGCTCGACCGGATGCTGCGCGAGTGCAACGAGCAGTATCTGCGCCAGGCCGTTCAGGTGAGCGTTACCGCCGAGGCGCGCGAGTATCTGCTGAGCAAGGGCTTTGACTCCCGCTTTGGCGCCCGTCCGCTGCGCCAGCAACTGCTCAAGTTGATTGACGCTCCCCTGGCCGATCTGATCGCCTCCGGCGGCATCCCCGCCGGCAGCCATGTGGTGGTTGACTACACTGGCGTGGATAGGCACGGCGAGGCGCTGGAGTTTTTCTACGAAGCGGCGCCCCATCTTCTGCGCCAGGCTGAGGAACTGCGCATGCAGGAGGTTGGCCGGCTCCATATCGCCCCCAGTGACGGCCCGCAGCCTCCCAGCATCAGCCTGACGAACGAGAAGGCAAACACCGCCGAGGGCGGCGCCGGTCCCTTTGCCGCTCGCGGCCCGCGGGTTCATCCCCGCCGACACGAGGGTCGTTCGTAA
- a CDS encoding DUF4177 domain-containing protein: protein MSTKWEYKVAFVERWERVSVEGRETRPEKGERRSAFGRRFLNTLGADGWELSGVQHTMPGRVYLIFKRPLEGNAEPDLSVVRGEAVMQPEGQTPPPAPPHEGGVGPQVVSL from the coding sequence ATGAGCACGAAGTGGGAATACAAAGTCGCCTTTGTCGAGCGGTGGGAGCGTGTCTCGGTGGAGGGGCGCGAGACGCGCCCGGAGAAGGGCGAGCGGCGCAGCGCGTTCGGGCGGCGCTTTCTCAACACCCTCGGCGCCGATGGGTGGGAACTGAGCGGCGTGCAGCACACGATGCCGGGGCGAGTCTACCTGATCTTTAAGCGCCCTCTGGAGGGCAACGCCGAGCCGGATCTCTCGGTCGTGCGCGGCGAAGCGGTGATGCAGCCGGAGGGCCAGACGCCGCCTCCAGCGCCGCCGCATGAAGGAGGCGTCGGGCCGCAGGTGGTGTCGTTGTAG
- a CDS encoding MarR family transcriptional regulator, whose product MLVIGYSASSAAGQILQHLQRAGEATVKDLAALLGVSTTAARDHLIHLQAEGLVTVRAERHGPGRPRLVYTLSDEARSRFPKQYDRLITGLLRELIALEGPDKVELLLERVSRRLAEEYADRMAGTEVRERLNELRRLLEQRGVPAEVAEGGDGIRLFACPFYDVAQDHPQVCSMERQMIEYALGEKLALESTIREGAHTCRFVLKSGDIPLTPARAADPVGAQDEG is encoded by the coding sequence ATGCTTGTGATCGGCTACTCCGCCAGCAGTGCAGCCGGACAGATCTTGCAGCATCTTCAGCGCGCTGGCGAGGCCACGGTCAAAGACCTGGCCGCTCTCCTCGGCGTTAGCACCACCGCTGCGCGCGACCATCTCATCCATCTCCAGGCCGAAGGCCTGGTGACGGTGCGCGCCGAGCGCCATGGCCCTGGCCGGCCCCGCCTGGTCTACACCCTCAGCGACGAGGCGCGCAGTCGCTTCCCCAAACAGTATGATCGTCTGATCACCGGCCTGCTCCGCGAGTTGATCGCCCTGGAGGGGCCGGACAAAGTCGAACTGTTGCTCGAACGTGTCAGCCGGCGCCTCGCCGAGGAGTACGCCGATCGCATGGCTGGCACTGAGGTCAGGGAGCGGCTGAACGAGTTGCGCCGTCTGCTCGAGCAGCGCGGCGTGCCCGCCGAGGTGGCCGAGGGCGGCGATGGCATCCGTCTCTTCGCCTGCCCGTTCTACGATGTGGCCCAGGATCACCCCCAGGTCTGCTCAATGGAGCGCCAGATGATTGAATATGCCCTGGGTGAGAAACTGGCTTTGGAGAGCACCATTCGCGAAGGCGCCCATACCTGCCGCTTCGTGCTAAAGAGCGGGGACATTCCCCTGACCCCCGCGCGCGCCGCTGATCCCGTGGGCGCGCAGGACGAAGGGTAA
- the sufC gene encoding Fe-S cluster assembly ATPase SufC: protein MSNDLVIKDLYAQIGDKEILKGVNLTVQGGTIHAIMGPNGSGKSTLASVIAGHPAYEVTGGEIWYKGQNILELEPDERSKLGLFLAFQYPVSVPGVTVANFLRAAINAHRAEEGKDPKETAIPVAEFRKQLREGMKLLEMDESFARRYLNEGFSGGEKKRLEILQMTMLKPSMAIMDETDSGLDIDALRIVAEGVNRLAGPEMGVLVITHYQRLLNYIKPQFVSVMMDGRIVREGGPELALELEEKGYDWLREELAGTA from the coding sequence ATGAGCAACGACCTGGTCATCAAGGATCTGTATGCGCAGATCGGCGACAAGGAGATCCTCAAGGGGGTCAACCTGACCGTTCAGGGCGGCACCATCCACGCCATCATGGGTCCCAACGGCAGTGGCAAGAGCACGCTGGCCAGCGTGATTGCCGGCCACCCCGCCTACGAGGTCACCGGCGGCGAGATCTGGTACAAGGGCCAGAACATTCTTGAATTGGAACCTGATGAGCGCAGTAAGCTCGGACTGTTCCTGGCCTTTCAGTACCCGGTGTCGGTGCCGGGGGTGACGGTCGCTAACTTCCTGCGCGCCGCGATCAACGCCCACCGGGCCGAGGAGGGCAAGGACCCCAAGGAGACCGCCATTCCCGTGGCCGAGTTCCGCAAGCAATTGCGCGAAGGGATGAAGCTGCTCGAAATGGACGAGAGCTTCGCCCGGCGCTACCTGAACGAGGGCTTCAGCGGCGGCGAGAAGAAGCGCCTGGAGATCCTCCAGATGACCATGCTCAAGCCCAGTATGGCGATTATGGACGAAACCGACTCGGGCCTCGATATTGACGCGCTGCGCATCGTCGCCGAGGGTGTCAACCGCCTGGCCGGGCCGGAGATGGGCGTTCTGGTGATCACCCACTACCAGCGGCTGCTTAACTACATCAAGCCTCAGTTCGTCTCGGTGATGATGGATGGGCGCATTGTGCGCGAAGGCGGCCCCGAGCTGGCGCTCGAACTGGAAGAGAAGGGCTACGACTGGCTGCGCGAGGAGCTGGCGGGAACGGCGTGA
- the sufD gene encoding Fe-S cluster assembly protein SufD, whose product MTSLTLKELSADAIAAISRQRGEPAWLTERRSQAWSFFAQAGPPEWRRTDLSGLRPEELAPTAGTALTLEWDEALAGQGVTLKPLGAALASHAELIEARMDAAVAPLEHKFSAMRAALWQDGVLLHVPKNIAAEKPIRVRYGLPAGSRTTFPRTLVIVEDNAQVTLIEEFISDDQPDTALAAPVTEIFAGPGSRVRFVSIQRWGDGVYHIGGQKVVLERDADLEWTSVAIGAKVQHIEAETTLKGDGSRVNWLGATFAGDAQRLLIAPWLRHIGHHAESYMEFRTVVNDTGYSIFDGMIKIERESTGTSTRLEEHALHLNPGARNDSIPGLKIDTNNVLKGGHASTSGDVDEEQLFYMQSRGISRTEAKRMIVMGFFGPAFDTIPVEALRAELEAAIEARI is encoded by the coding sequence ATGACATCGCTTACCCTGAAAGAACTGAGCGCCGATGCCATCGCCGCCATCTCGCGGCAGCGCGGTGAACCGGCCTGGCTCACCGAGCGCCGGAGTCAGGCCTGGAGCTTCTTCGCCCAGGCCGGCCCGCCGGAGTGGCGCCGCACCGACCTCAGCGGCCTGCGCCCCGAAGAACTGGCGCCAACTGCTGGCACTGCCCTCACCCTGGAGTGGGACGAGGCGCTCGCCGGGCAGGGCGTGACGCTCAAGCCGCTGGGCGCGGCGCTGGCCAGCCACGCCGAATTGATCGAGGCGCGGATGGACGCCGCGGTGGCTCCGCTGGAGCATAAGTTCAGCGCCATGCGCGCCGCCCTGTGGCAGGACGGGGTCCTGCTCCATGTACCGAAGAATATAGCCGCTGAGAAGCCCATCCGCGTGCGCTACGGTCTGCCCGCCGGCAGCCGCACGACCTTCCCTCGCACGCTGGTGATCGTCGAGGATAACGCTCAGGTGACGCTGATCGAGGAGTTCATCTCCGATGATCAGCCCGACACGGCCCTGGCCGCTCCGGTCACCGAGATCTTCGCTGGTCCCGGCAGCCGCGTGCGCTTCGTCAGCATCCAGCGCTGGGGCGATGGCGTGTACCATATTGGCGGGCAGAAGGTCGTTCTTGAGCGCGACGCCGACCTGGAGTGGACCAGCGTGGCTATCGGCGCGAAGGTGCAGCACATCGAGGCGGAGACCACGCTGAAGGGAGACGGCTCGCGGGTCAACTGGCTGGGGGCTACCTTCGCCGGTGACGCGCAACGGTTGCTTATCGCGCCCTGGCTGCGGCATATTGGCCATCACGCCGAGAGCTACATGGAGTTCCGCACGGTGGTCAACGATACGGGGTATTCGATCTTTGACGGAATGATCAAGATCGAGCGCGAGTCGACCGGCACCAGCACGCGGCTGGAGGAGCACGCTCTGCACCTTAACCCCGGCGCCCGCAACGACTCGATCCCCGGCCTCAAGATTGACACTAACAACGTGCTCAAGGGCGGTCACGCCTCCACCAGCGGCGATGTGGACGAGGAGCAACTCTTCTACATGCAGTCCCGCGGCATCAGCAGGACTGAGGCCAAGCGCATGATCGTCATGGGCTTCTTCGGCCCGGCCTTCGACACCATTCCCGTCGAGGCGCTGCGCGCGGAGCTGGAGGCGGCCATCGAGGCCAGGATCTGA
- a CDS encoding cysteine desulfurase, giving the protein MSILSQFDVLAIRREFPILQQEVNGKLVAFLDSAASSQKPRQVIDCLEDFYRRYNANVHRGIYKFSEEATFAYERSRGKVARFIGAASPRELVFTRNATEAVNLVARAWGDATLRPGDRILLTLMEHHSNIVPWQMLAERVGAKLDYLNLDSEGRLALEELDAKLTERTRLVAVTHQSNVLGTINPVTYLARRAHAVGAKLLVDGAQSVPHMPVNVQELECDFLVFSGHKMCGPTGIGGLWARREILEAMPPFLGGGSMIKVVELDHSTYADVPARFEAGTPAIAEAIALGEAVDFLNRVGMQAIRRHELELLGYALGRLAEVSGLTIHGPHSTDQRGGVISFTLAGVHPHDVAAVLDSEGVAVRAGHHCAQPLHRHLDVPATTRASFYIYNTAEEIDRLVAGLEKAKRLFA; this is encoded by the coding sequence ATGTCTATTCTCTCCCAGTTTGACGTGCTCGCCATCCGGCGCGAGTTTCCCATCCTTCAGCAGGAGGTTAACGGCAAGCTCGTGGCTTTCCTCGACAGCGCCGCCTCCTCGCAGAAGCCGCGCCAGGTGATTGACTGCCTTGAAGACTTCTACCGGCGCTACAACGCCAACGTGCACCGGGGCATCTACAAGTTCAGCGAAGAGGCCACCTTCGCCTACGAGCGGTCCCGCGGCAAGGTGGCGCGCTTCATCGGCGCCGCTTCGCCGCGCGAGCTGGTCTTTACGCGCAACGCGACCGAGGCGGTCAACCTGGTGGCTCGCGCCTGGGGCGATGCTACTCTGCGTCCTGGCGACCGCATCCTGCTCACGCTGATGGAGCACCATTCCAATATCGTCCCCTGGCAGATGCTTGCTGAGCGTGTGGGCGCGAAGCTCGATTACCTGAACCTCGACAGCGAGGGCCGCCTGGCGCTGGAGGAACTGGACGCGAAGCTCACCGAGCGCACTCGCCTGGTGGCGGTGACGCACCAGTCAAATGTACTGGGCACGATCAACCCGGTGACCTATCTGGCCCGGCGCGCCCATGCCGTCGGCGCGAAGCTGCTGGTGGACGGAGCGCAGAGCGTGCCGCACATGCCGGTGAACGTGCAGGAACTGGAGTGTGACTTCCTGGTCTTCAGCGGCCATAAGATGTGCGGCCCGACCGGCATCGGCGGGCTGTGGGCGCGCCGCGAGATCCTCGAAGCCATGCCGCCCTTCCTCGGCGGCGGCTCGATGATCAAGGTAGTGGAACTCGACCACAGCACCTACGCCGATGTGCCGGCGCGCTTCGAGGCCGGGACGCCGGCGATCGCCGAGGCGATCGCCCTGGGTGAAGCGGTGGACTTCCTCAACCGCGTGGGGATGCAGGCCATTCGCCGGCACGAGCTTGAATTGCTGGGTTACGCCCTGGGGCGTCTGGCCGAGGTGTCGGGGCTGACCATTCACGGTCCGCACAGCACCGATCAGCGTGGCGGGGTGATCAGCTTCACCCTGGCAGGCGTGCATCCTCACGATGTGGCCGCGGTGCTTGACAGCGAAGGCGTTGCGGTGCGTGCGGGGCACCACTGCGCCCAGCCGCTTCACCGCCATCTTGATGTTCCAGCCACCACCAGGGCCAGTTTCTACATCTATAATACAGCGGAGGAGATTGACCGGCTGGTCGCGGGCCTGGAGAAGGCGAAGCGCCTGTTCGCCTGA
- a CDS encoding SUF system NifU family Fe-S cluster assembly protein: MEDIYREQILEHARYPRNYGTLEHPTISHEEYNPLCGDRVRIDLLIEDGVIADVRFSGKGCAISQASASMLTDEIKGMNVERARAFSKDDLLMLIGIPLNKNPTRLKCALLALKALKAGLYGVGSVDVDDA, encoded by the coding sequence ATGGAAGATATCTATCGCGAGCAGATCCTCGAGCATGCCCGCTATCCCCGCAACTACGGCACGCTCGAACACCCGACCATCAGCCACGAGGAGTACAACCCCCTCTGTGGCGACCGGGTGCGCATTGATCTGCTGATTGAAGATGGGGTGATCGCCGATGTGCGCTTCAGCGGCAAGGGCTGCGCCATCAGCCAGGCTTCGGCCTCGATGCTCACCGACGAGATCAAAGGCATGAACGTTGAAAGGGCCAGAGCCTTCAGCAAAGACGATCTGCTTATGCTGATCGGCATTCCGCTTAATAAAAATCCCACCCGTCTCAAGTGCGCCCTTCTCGCGCTCAAGGCGCTCAAGGCCGGGCTGTACGGAGTGGGGTCGGTGGATGTTGATGACGCGTAG